GTCACCTACAAGGATGCGGGGGACGTCGAGGACGAGTCCGCGGCCGACCAGGTGATGTGGGGACAGGTGCTGGCCGAGAACGGCTTTCACGTGATGGCCTACGACGTGCCCGCGCGGATGAGCTACCGCCAGGGCGAGAATTCGTTCTTCGTTTCCCTGCGCGGCGAGACCGCCGAGGAGATCACCGGATACTGGGAAACACTGCGCGCCGACGCGACCGTCGTGGTCCCGCTGGGACCGGCGGGTTGGGCGCCCGCCTATGGGATGCTGCGTGACCGCTTCGGTGTCGTCTGGGTTCTCGATGTCATCAGC
This genomic stretch from Nocardia brasiliensis ATCC 700358 harbors:
- a CDS encoding VOC family protein; the protein is MSVTTTTHLNFRGDARAALEFYQSVFGGHLAVVTYKDAGDVEDESAADQVMWGQVLAENGFHVMAYDVPARMSYRQGENSFFVSLRGETAEEITGYWETLRADATVVVPLGPAGWAPAYGMLRDRFGVVWVLDVISGYNG